A DNA window from Patagioenas fasciata isolate bPatFas1 chromosome 1, bPatFas1.hap1, whole genome shotgun sequence contains the following coding sequences:
- the LOC139826521 gene encoding uncharacterized protein: MGGNLSKEKGVILSTWKLLLKKWGVSLPELTLQKMLLWGKTQGLEVNTVTAFGVSQWMDLGNKLFDSTTRGSKEATELLTTWRLLLETLKGLKVQQDQAEAVEGDGLPGSPGLVSEEKVRLHTIPSPPVANDSSTPLKSVLSGDLDKDGGPQHSPEKLKGIDKEHSYVLHRDEVKTKKDSHEKAALSYIWAQEGLPKHQSGQCVQPSDPPLSITEEKSEHLSSYPPLPKDSDDEDYPMVSQSESKNVIPKNPNPLDPLPPPSVTEEVPEGGGGDPWHKPNFPTTWGLPSASVTVRPWDPVHFWKHVKAKAMEIGDWDLLENISVPSTVAEPLIVESAGPVAFPVVYHNSAAEKPHKHVPYSWKVIQDLQKASAQYGPNSPAVMQLIRLLSLEAMTPYDIAHLAQIIFQPVQHELFRNIWQQRAEAQAVVNLQYPETDPRSGNGVDVFLGLGQFSNPQHQAQWPPLVLEQAKAIGFEAIIRTVQLAEPKRRDLTIKQGPKEPFLSFVEKLQAAVERQVFDAHLREMLVKQLARDNANEDCQKVIETLPRDPALEAMITACAKVGSVEHEMTALATAMAVARVQEYTCYGCGQNGHVRFACPHKGRQVLKGISKTGNVWGTDSLICFKCRKHGHFAKQCHSKFHSNGQPLQQGNAKKSAKGCMQTQIPQSTMPCNPGHPLPGSVHSQPSVTGYQDKTADQPGWMYPPPTQ; the protein is encoded by the coding sequence ATGGGAGGGAACCTCTCTAAAGAAAAGGgtgttatattatctacatggaagttgcttctgaagaagtggGGTGTTAGCCTTCCGGAACTGACTTTACAGAAGATGTTACTGTGGGGCAAGACGCAAGGTTTGGAGGTTAATACAGTGACAGCATTTGGTGTGTCACAATGGATGGACTTGGGAAATAAACTGTTTGATAGCACTACCCGAGGGTCCAAAGAAGCAACTGAGCTGTTAACAACGTGGcgcttgttgctagagactttgaaaGGGTTAAAAGTGCAACAGGATCAGGCAGAGGCAGTGGagggggatggtcttcctggttCTCCTGGACTAGTTTCAGAGGAAAAGGTAAGATTGCATACTATTCCAAGCCCTCCTGTTGCTAATGATTCGTCAACACCGCTTAAGTCTGTGTTATCTGGTGATTTGGATAAGGATGGGGGTCCACAGCACTCtcctgaaaagttaaaaggaatagacaAAGAGCATTCGTATGTGTTGCACCGAGATGAGGTAAAAACTAAGAAGGACTCACATGAAAAAGCAGCGTTGAGTTATATATGGGCTCAGGAGGGGCTCCCTAAGCATCAGTCTGGGCAGTGTGTTCAACCTTCTGACCCACCGCTATcaatcacagaagaaaaaagtgagCATTTATCTTCATATCCCCCCTTGCCTAAAGATTCAGATGATGAGGATTATCCTATGGTGAGCCAGAGCGAGTCCAAGAATGTAATTCCTAAGAATCCAAATCCCCTGGATCCACTCCCTCCCCCTTCTGTGACAGAGGAagttcctgagggtgggggtggaGACCCATGGCATAAACCAAACTTTCCTACAACTTGGGGTTTACCTTCGGCTTCGGTTACAGTCAGACCATGGGACCCTGTGCATTTTTGGAAACATGTGAAAgctaaagctatggaaatagggGACTGGGATCTATTGGAAAATATATCAGTTCCTTCTACCGTTGCTGAGCCGTTAATTGTTGAATCTGCTGGGCCTGTGGCATTTCCTGTAGTATATCATAATTCTGCAGCAGAGAAGCCCCACAAGCATGTTCCCTATTCCTGGAAGGTGATTCAAGATTTGCAAAAAGCCAGTGCCCAATACGGCCCTAATTCCCCTGCAGTTATGCAGTTGATACGCTTATTATCCTTGGAAGCTATGACACCCTATGATATTGCTCATTTGGCTCAGATTATTTTTCAACCCGTACAACATGAGCTGTTTCGAAATATTTGGCAACAAAGAGCTGAGGCACAGGCAGTGGTGAATCTGCAGTATCCAGAGACTGATCCCCGTTCTGGTAATGGTGTGGATGTGTTCCTGGGCTTGGGACAGTTTAGTAATCCGCAACATCAAGCGCAATGGCCCCCTCTAGTGCTTGAACAAGCCAAAGCCATAGGGTTTGAGGCTATAATTAGAACAGTGCAGTTAGCGGAACCGAAGCGAAGAGACCTCACCATCAAGCAGGGTCCTAAAGAGCCGTTCCTGTCCTTTGTTGAGAAATTACAAGCTGCTGTCGAACGTCAAGTGTTTGATGCACACCTTCGGGAAATGCTGGTAAAGCAGCTAGCTCGTGATAATGCTAATGAAGACTGCCAGAAAGTGATTGAAACTTTGCCAAGGGATCCAGCTTTAGAAGCAATGATTACTGCTTGTGCCAAGGTTGGTTCAGTGGAGCACGAAATGACTGCACTCGCTACAGCTATGGCAGTAGCAAGAGTGCAGGAATATACGTGCTATGGATGTGGTCAGAATGGACATGTAAGATTCGCCTGTCCACATAAAGGCAGACAGGTTTTAAAAGGTATAAGCAAAACTGGCAATGTTTGGGGTACAGACTCACTAATTTGCTTCAAATGTAGAAAACATGGACATTTTGCTAAGCAGTGTCACTCTAAGTTTCACTCTAATGGACAGCCACTTCAGCAGGGAAATGCCAAGAAGAGTGCAAAGGGGTGCATGCAGACACAAATACCTCAGTCAACAATGCCTTGCAACCCTGGCCACCCACTTCCAGGGTCAGTACACAGCCAGCCTTCTGTGACAGGCTATCAGGACAAAACAGCAGATCAGCCGGGATGGATGTATCCACCACCCACACAGTGA